Proteins encoded within one genomic window of Mycolicibacterium aubagnense:
- a CDS encoding WXG100 family type VII secretion target, which produces MSMLDAHIPQLVASESAFSAKAALMRSTIAQAEQAAQSAQGFHQGDSAVAFQAAHVRFMEVAAKVNGLLDIAQVNLGDAAGTYVAQDTAAAGTYTSV; this is translated from the coding sequence ATGAGCATGCTCGACGCACACATCCCCCAGCTGGTCGCTTCCGAGTCGGCCTTCTCGGCCAAGGCCGCACTGATGCGCAGCACCATTGCCCAGGCCGAACAGGCCGCGCAGTCCGCCCAGGGTTTCCACCAGGGTGACTCGGCCGTCGCGTTCCAGGCTGCCCACGTCCGCTTCATGGAGGTTGCCGCCAAGGTCAACGGCCTGCTCGACATCGCGCAGGTCAACCTGGGTGATGCCGCCGGCACCTACGTCGCGCAGGACACCGCCGCGGCCGGCACGTACACCTCCGTCTAG
- a CDS encoding WXG100 family type VII secretion target has translation MSQIMYNYPAMLAHSGEMTAYAGALHAVGLDIASEQAALAGAWQGDTGTSYQAWQAQWNTAMEELVHAYRAMASTHETNTLSMSARDGAEGAKWV, from the coding sequence ATGTCCCAGATCATGTACAACTACCCGGCGATGCTGGCTCACTCCGGCGAGATGACCGCGTATGCCGGTGCCCTGCATGCCGTCGGTCTCGACATCGCCAGCGAGCAGGCGGCCCTGGCCGGCGCCTGGCAGGGCGACACCGGAACCAGCTACCAGGCGTGGCAGGCCCAGTGGAACACCGCCATGGAAGAGCTCGTGCACGCCTACCGGGCGATGGCGAGCACCCACGAGACCAACACGCTGTCGATGAGCGCCCGCGACGGCGCCGAAGGCGCCAAGTGGGTTTAG
- the eccE gene encoding type VII secretion protein EccE yields MTARITLALLAIIPATMTYPWHTTPQKWILGVAVAVVLLVFAWWRGMFLTTMVARRVAVWRRNRRGTPPAAADQVTVVLEADEFPYHALPLVASYVDRYGVRCDSVRVTERRLDDMRRAWVSVTVAAASNIAALQARSSDLPLADTAEKVARRLGDQLREAGVSVGVTEAAPALVAPDARESWRAVRDGDGYLTAYGLPADQRLPECLAALSSTTELCTVLEFSPGATISAACAVRTANAPAAAAVAGLARESGRQGQLLAAMAPSSAGRLGTRTGALTAELLAELAVHDTGTTAAVQSAVGA; encoded by the coding sequence ATGACGGCCCGAATCACGTTGGCATTGCTGGCGATCATCCCGGCAACCATGACGTACCCGTGGCACACGACGCCACAGAAGTGGATCCTGGGCGTCGCGGTTGCGGTCGTGCTGCTGGTGTTCGCCTGGTGGCGGGGGATGTTCCTGACCACCATGGTGGCTCGCCGGGTCGCGGTGTGGCGCCGGAACCGGCGTGGCACGCCGCCGGCTGCGGCTGATCAGGTCACCGTGGTGCTGGAAGCCGATGAATTCCCTTACCACGCATTGCCTCTCGTCGCGTCGTACGTGGACCGCTATGGCGTCCGGTGTGATTCGGTGCGGGTCACCGAACGTCGCCTCGACGACATGCGCCGCGCGTGGGTCAGCGTGACGGTGGCGGCGGCGTCGAACATTGCCGCGCTGCAGGCACGGTCGTCGGACCTGCCGCTCGCGGACACGGCGGAGAAGGTGGCCCGACGACTGGGTGATCAGTTGCGTGAGGCCGGTGTGTCCGTCGGCGTCACCGAGGCGGCACCCGCACTCGTCGCACCTGATGCCCGCGAGAGCTGGCGGGCGGTCCGTGACGGGGACGGTTACCTGACGGCCTATGGACTGCCCGCCGATCAGCGCCTGCCGGAATGCCTGGCTGCTCTGTCATCGACGACGGAACTGTGCACAGTGCTCGAATTCTCGCCGGGGGCAACCATTTCCGCGGCCTGCGCGGTCCGCACCGCGAACGCACCCGCCGCGGCCGCCGTCGCGGGCTTGGCGCGCGAGTCCGGTCGGCAGGGGCAGTTGCTGGCGGCGATGGCCCCGTCGTCGGCCGGTCGTCTCGGGACGCGCACCGGCGCACTGACCGCCGAACTGCTCGCGGAACTGGCTGTGCACGACACGGGTACTACGGCCGCGGTTCAGTCTGCGGTTGGGGCGTAG
- the mycP gene encoding type VII secretion-associated serine protease mycosin — MMAIRRGTTVLAVAFVATAAMGPSALAPTAGAVVPPHVDEHATPPSGSVGPVAAMGQRGECVTAGVLPGTDPGAPGPGHALLNVPGAWAFSRGEGQTVAVIDTGVHPGPRLPNVQAGGDFVENTDGLTDCDGHGTLVAGLIAGQPGADGFSGVAPGARILAIRQTSERYAPRGNGGDPAAAHATIEVATLARAVVHAADLGAKVIAVTAATCLPADRPVDQTELGAALKYAVQEKDAVIVAAAGNDRAGLAGGPSCEANPLDNAGNAADPRNWAGVKSVSIPSWWQPYVLSVASLDTAGQPSDFTTPGPWVGIAAPGENIASTGVSGLANALPNERGDLFPLRSSSYAAAYVAGVAALVRSRFPALNAADVTRRLTATAHGAARMPSNLVGAGVVDPVAALTWDLPATDAAPKAVSVAMPPEPAPKDTTPRTIAFAGAAVLAIAALIALVAYRRKDGAR, encoded by the coding sequence ATGATGGCCATCCGGCGCGGAACCACCGTCCTGGCAGTCGCTTTCGTTGCCACCGCCGCAATGGGGCCGTCGGCGCTGGCGCCGACCGCCGGTGCCGTGGTGCCGCCGCACGTCGACGAGCACGCGACGCCGCCGTCGGGCAGCGTCGGCCCCGTCGCAGCGATGGGCCAGCGCGGAGAGTGCGTCACGGCCGGCGTCCTGCCCGGCACCGATCCGGGCGCACCCGGCCCGGGCCATGCCCTGCTGAACGTGCCGGGCGCCTGGGCTTTCAGCCGCGGTGAGGGACAGACGGTGGCGGTCATCGACACCGGCGTGCACCCCGGTCCGCGGCTACCCAATGTCCAGGCCGGCGGTGATTTCGTGGAAAACACTGATGGGCTTACCGATTGCGACGGCCACGGCACCCTGGTCGCAGGATTGATCGCCGGGCAACCCGGCGCGGACGGCTTCTCCGGCGTCGCACCGGGTGCGCGGATTCTCGCGATCCGCCAGACCTCCGAGCGGTATGCGCCGCGCGGCAACGGGGGAGACCCGGCCGCGGCGCACGCCACCATCGAGGTCGCGACGCTTGCCCGGGCCGTGGTGCACGCTGCGGATCTGGGCGCCAAGGTCATCGCCGTCACGGCGGCCACCTGCCTGCCCGCTGATCGACCCGTCGATCAGACCGAACTGGGTGCGGCGCTGAAATACGCTGTGCAGGAGAAGGATGCGGTGATCGTCGCCGCGGCCGGCAATGATCGGGCCGGTCTGGCGGGTGGCCCTTCGTGCGAGGCGAACCCTCTGGACAACGCCGGGAATGCGGCCGACCCGCGCAACTGGGCCGGCGTCAAGTCTGTGTCGATCCCGTCCTGGTGGCAGCCGTACGTACTGTCGGTAGCGTCGCTGGACACGGCTGGACAGCCGTCGGACTTCACCACACCCGGCCCGTGGGTCGGCATCGCGGCACCGGGGGAGAACATCGCGTCGACCGGAGTCAGTGGTCTGGCCAACGCGTTGCCCAACGAGCGCGGCGATCTGTTCCCCTTGCGCAGCAGCAGCTACGCCGCGGCGTATGTCGCCGGCGTTGCGGCGTTGGTGCGCAGTCGTTTTCCCGCGCTCAACGCCGCTGACGTGACGCGCCGGCTCACCGCCACCGCGCACGGTGCCGCGCGCATGCCGTCGAACCTGGTGGGCGCCGGCGTCGTCGACCCGGTGGCCGCACTGACCTGGGATCTGCCGGCGACGGATGCGGCACCGAAAGCCGTGTCTGTTGCGATGCCGCCCGAGCCGGCCCCGAAAGACACCACGCCCCGGACCATCGCGTTCGCCGGTGCGGCAGTGCTGGCGATCGCCGCACTGATCGCCCTGGTCGCGTACCGCAGAAAGGACGGCGCCCGATGA
- the eccD gene encoding type VII secretion integral membrane protein EccD: MSPNTSGSTAMPIVRVAVLAAGDEQGGRGRLTDVALPTGLPLREIVPAVRRIIGVNGAPDAATGAELSLAPLGGATYSLEATLDTVGVVDGDLLALQPVPAGPPAPRIVEDIADAAAIFSAARENPWGNPHIRRFAAGGIVALAVLATALATLVRVHTGQPAGLFTVVGVAVLTVAAALLTRPAMPRLATALSLTALLPVGAAFVLAVPGPSGPAGLLLGAAAIAAWSIVSITVGGQAIAAFTATTVLGIAGMIVGGAASVWQLSSSVIGAVLIVFALLVMVQAAQLSTLWARFPVPNIPAPGDPTPSALPLSVLADLPRRVRVCDAHQTGFLAGAVLTITAGSVVLVAGTHPSPWAWYVVVAAALATALRARIWDSVPCKVWLLSQPYLVAAVLLTVFTAGGQYSDAWWSLGVLAVLVAVGVVAALNPQMADPQTYSLPMRRLVGFAATALDASLIPVLAYLVGLFAWVINR, encoded by the coding sequence ATGTCCCCCAACACGTCTGGTAGTACCGCGATGCCGATTGTGCGGGTCGCGGTGCTCGCCGCAGGCGACGAGCAGGGTGGTCGCGGGCGACTCACCGACGTCGCCCTGCCGACCGGCCTGCCGCTGCGCGAGATCGTGCCCGCGGTGCGGCGCATCATCGGAGTCAACGGGGCACCCGATGCCGCCACCGGCGCTGAGCTGTCTCTGGCTCCGCTCGGCGGCGCCACCTACAGCCTCGAAGCGACGTTGGACACCGTCGGCGTCGTCGATGGTGACCTGCTGGCGTTGCAACCGGTGCCTGCGGGTCCGCCGGCGCCTCGCATTGTCGAAGACATCGCCGATGCCGCCGCGATCTTCTCCGCAGCGCGCGAAAACCCATGGGGCAATCCGCATATCCGTCGCTTCGCGGCGGGGGGCATCGTCGCCCTCGCGGTGCTCGCCACTGCGCTGGCGACGCTGGTGCGAGTACACACAGGCCAGCCGGCCGGCCTGTTCACTGTTGTGGGCGTGGCGGTACTGACCGTCGCGGCCGCCTTGTTGACCCGGCCCGCCATGCCGCGGCTGGCGACGGCGCTGAGCCTGACGGCGTTGCTTCCCGTCGGCGCGGCCTTCGTCTTGGCCGTCCCCGGTCCGTCCGGTCCGGCCGGATTGCTGCTCGGCGCGGCGGCGATCGCGGCCTGGTCGATCGTCAGCATCACCGTCGGTGGACAAGCCATCGCGGCCTTCACCGCGACGACAGTCCTCGGCATCGCCGGCATGATCGTCGGTGGCGCCGCGTCGGTCTGGCAGCTCAGCAGCTCCGTGATCGGCGCTGTGCTGATCGTTTTCGCGCTGCTCGTCATGGTCCAGGCCGCACAGCTGTCGACGCTGTGGGCCCGGTTCCCGGTGCCGAACATCCCGGCGCCGGGTGATCCGACACCGTCGGCGTTGCCGCTGTCCGTGCTGGCTGATCTGCCGCGCCGGGTCCGCGTGTGCGACGCGCACCAGACCGGGTTCCTCGCAGGTGCCGTGCTGACCATCACGGCAGGGTCGGTGGTTCTCGTGGCGGGGACGCACCCGTCGCCGTGGGCCTGGTATGTGGTGGTGGCCGCCGCCCTCGCGACCGCGCTGCGGGCCCGGATCTGGGACTCGGTGCCGTGCAAGGTGTGGCTGCTGAGCCAGCCGTACCTGGTTGCGGCCGTGCTGCTTACGGTGTTCACCGCCGGCGGCCAGTACTCCGACGCGTGGTGGTCGCTGGGCGTACTCGCGGTGCTCGTGGCAGTCGGCGTGGTGGCCGCACTGAACCCTCAGATGGCCGACCCGCAGACCTATTCGCTGCCGATGCGTCGACTGGTCGGCTTCGCGGCCACCGCGTTGGACGCGTCACTGATCCCGGTGCTGGCCTACCTGGTGGGTCTGTTCGCCTGGGTCATCAACCGGTGA
- a CDS encoding ESX secretion-associated protein EspG translates to MTAEQAWFLADRLGAGGFPWVLAITQPYSEPSAKAAFDADQVTALTRMGVLSADGAVHPAVAHWIRAVCRPRRWLELRWVSGSGAMLRGILARRGDVTVAVLRSEHLLTCTELTVASPDALVPVLTAGLSGRPPARFGEFALPAHIGAKADERLRRGESLDDVMDHLGIPPSAHAVVRAAFAPGRSYVEIVAGDHRDGHRITTDVGVSIVDTTAGRVVVAPVKAADGTWISTFAPGTDLAVTAAVQRLTATLPDGPWFPTANLTRDFEISTGERKEHVPQHVW, encoded by the coding sequence CTGACCGCGGAGCAAGCCTGGTTCCTCGCGGACCGTCTCGGCGCCGGGGGCTTTCCGTGGGTGCTGGCGATCACCCAGCCCTACAGCGAGCCGTCGGCCAAGGCAGCGTTCGACGCGGACCAGGTCACCGCGCTGACGCGGATGGGGGTGCTGTCCGCTGACGGCGCCGTGCATCCCGCTGTCGCGCACTGGATTCGGGCTGTGTGCCGGCCCCGGCGCTGGCTCGAACTGCGATGGGTCTCCGGATCCGGCGCCATGCTGCGCGGGATTCTCGCCCGCCGCGGCGACGTGACGGTGGCGGTCCTGCGCAGCGAGCACCTGCTGACCTGTACCGAACTGACCGTTGCATCGCCGGATGCGCTGGTGCCGGTGCTCACGGCAGGGCTGTCCGGCCGGCCGCCGGCGCGGTTCGGCGAGTTCGCCTTGCCCGCCCACATCGGGGCCAAAGCTGACGAACGACTGCGCCGCGGGGAGTCGCTGGACGACGTGATGGACCACCTCGGCATCCCGCCGAGTGCGCACGCCGTCGTGCGCGCCGCGTTCGCGCCCGGCCGCAGCTACGTGGAGATCGTCGCGGGCGATCACCGTGACGGCCACCGGATCACCACCGATGTCGGCGTCAGCATCGTGGACACCACCGCCGGACGCGTTGTCGTGGCACCGGTGAAAGCCGCTGACGGCACCTGGATTTCAACTTTCGCCCCGGGCACCGACCTCGCCGTCACCGCTGCAGTGCAGCGACTGACCGCGACCCTGCCCGACGGTCCCTGGTTCCCCACGGCGAACCTGACCCGAGACTTCGAGATTTCGACTGGAGAACGGAAAGAACATGTCCCCCAACACGTCTGGTAG